The following coding sequences are from one Pelagovum sp. HNIBRBA483 window:
- a CDS encoding LrgB family protein, which translates to MNDVTQIWSYLAQDPLLWLTLTLVSYGIGDAAFRASGRRPMVNPVLIAVALLAIMLRVTETEYATYFEGAQFIHFILGPATVALAVPLYANLGRIRATAVPMLAALVAGSVTAIASSVLIAGWMGVDRAMLLSIAPKSATAPVALGVSEAMGGTPTLTAVMVILTGITGAIVATPLLNLLRIRDCRARGFALGVASHGIGTARAFQVNETAGAFAGVGMGLNAVLTALIAPLLAPWLIGLVSGLN; encoded by the coding sequence ATGAATGACGTGACCCAGATCTGGAGTTACTTGGCGCAAGACCCGCTCTTGTGGCTGACGCTGACCCTTGTGAGCTACGGGATTGGCGATGCGGCTTTCCGCGCGTCTGGGCGGCGGCCGATGGTCAATCCGGTGCTCATCGCGGTGGCCCTGCTGGCGATTATGCTGCGGGTGACGGAGACTGAGTACGCGACCTATTTCGAAGGCGCGCAGTTTATCCACTTCATTTTAGGCCCAGCGACAGTGGCGCTGGCGGTGCCGCTTTATGCTAATCTGGGGCGGATACGGGCGACCGCTGTGCCGATGCTGGCAGCGCTGGTTGCGGGGTCGGTGACGGCGATTGCCAGTTCGGTGCTGATTGCGGGGTGGATGGGCGTGGATCGTGCGATGTTGCTATCGATCGCGCCAAAATCGGCAACCGCGCCAGTGGCGTTGGGCGTATCTGAGGCGATGGGCGGTACGCCGACGCTCACGGCGGTGATGGTGATCCTGACTGGTATCACTGGTGCGATTGTCGCGACGCCGCTGCTGAACCTGCTGCGCATCCGCGATTGTCGGGCGCGGGGCTTTGCGCTGGGCGTAGCGAGCCACGGGATCGGCACCGCGCGGGCGTTTCAGGTGAATGAAACGGCGGGCGCGTTTGCAGGCGTGGGCATGGGGCTGAATGCTGTGCTGACCGCGCTGATTGCGCCGCTTCTGGCGCCTTGGCTGATCGGGCTGGTGAGCGGACTGAACTAG
- a CDS encoding CidA/LrgA family protein: MILHLTILLLYQLGGEVAARVLGLPLPGPVIGMAALFISFVLFPKLGELIQPTTKVLLAHLSLLFVPAGVGVVGHLDKLATHGTALAVAIIGSTVLTILAGVGTFLLVGRLTGVRDE; encoded by the coding sequence ATGATTCTGCATCTGACCATACTGCTCCTGTACCAATTGGGCGGTGAGGTTGCGGCGCGGGTGTTGGGCCTGCCGTTGCCGGGGCCGGTGATCGGCATGGCGGCGCTGTTCATCAGCTTTGTGCTGTTTCCGAAACTGGGGGAGCTGATCCAGCCGACGACCAAGGTGCTGCTGGCGCATCTGTCGTTGCTGTTTGTGCCTGCGGGCGTTGGCGTGGTTGGGCATCTCGACAAGCTGGCGACGCATGGAACGGCGCTGGCGGTGGCGATTATCGGCTCGACGGTGCTGACGATCCTCGCAGGGGTAGGAACGTTTCTCCTCGTGGGGCGGCTGACGGGGGTGCGCGATGAATGA
- the cobN gene encoding cobaltochelatase subunit CobN — protein MHLLAATPGSIDDGKEPVDLGQTPADVVVISAADTELAGLSVARAEMDAPPRLRLANMMHLQHPMSVDLHLDQCATRSKLVIARVLGGVGYWRYGVEQYAARLREAGVPVALLPGDDKPDAELRALSTVEEADYDALWAYLVEGGPQNAAAFLSYAQTMLDGSEKPEAARPLLRAGIYWPGADRADLADVQASWTEGAPVVPVVFYRALVQGAGLNPINRLTRALLRAGLNPLPVFVASLKDPVSVATLEHLFTAAPPSVILNCTSFAVGSPHEGDEGPANPLAMKAAHDAPVFQVVLSGGSEASWDEGLTGLSARDIAMNVALPEVDGRILSRAISFKGEAFFDEATECPIATYQARGDRIDFVVALAASWARLRGKDVTERRVALVLANYPNKDGRLANGVGLDTPAGTVHVIRLLEEAGYRTHAAPADAKALMDQMMAGPTNWLTDRAVRTGGVDLSLGDYERAYGQLPWELRRDIEARWGKPEADPFFEAGAVDCGRFKLSVMQYGNVVVGLQPARGYNVDPTETYHAADLVPPHNYLAFYFWLRNSFDADAIVHMGKHGNLEWLPGKALALSETCWPEAILGPVPHLYPFIVNDPGEGTQAKRRAQAVIIDHLTPPLTRAESYGPLRDLEALVDEYYEAAGVDPRRITHLRKEILSLSEVTGLAADVGMQGDAEQDLAKLDAYLCELKEAQIRDGLHIFGQSPEGVQARDLAIALARVPRGAGKGRDASLLRALADDLALGFDPLDCDMAEPWEAARPEALNALDAGAWRSAGDTVERLELLSAQMVDGLVEAPGPASAEVMAEIRERIMPTVAACGPEEGVALLRGLDGKAIAPGPSGAPTRGRMDVLPTGKNFFSVDSRAVPTPTAWALGWKSANLLIEKYLQDHGDWPRTMLVTAWGTANMRTGGDDIAQALALMGVKPKWDSANRRVTGFEILPEGALGRPRVDVTLRVSGFFRDAFPQLIALVDSAARAVQALEEGADQNPAAARVREGGNAARVYGSKPGAYGAGLQALIDERIWNDKADLGNAYLEWGGYAYGAGQEGVRDREGFAARLGEVEAIVQNQDNREHDILDSDDYYQFEGGAAAAVSSLQGRDRPIYHNDHSRPERPVIRTLDDEIGRVVRSRVVNPKWIEGVKRHGYKGAFEIAATVDYLFAFAATTGAVRGHHFDLVESAFLEDDATRAFIEEHNEPALHEIAERLQEAIDRGLWQPRSNSARARIAALVRGDVA, from the coding sequence ATGCATCTCCTTGCCGCCACGCCAGGAAGCATTGACGACGGGAAAGAGCCTGTCGATCTAGGGCAGACGCCTGCGGATGTGGTGGTTATCTCTGCCGCTGATACCGAGCTGGCGGGGCTGTCGGTGGCGCGGGCGGAGATGGATGCGCCGCCGCGCTTGCGGCTGGCGAATATGATGCATCTTCAGCATCCGATGTCTGTCGATCTGCACCTTGATCAATGTGCAACGCGCTCGAAACTGGTGATTGCGCGGGTGCTGGGCGGCGTGGGTTACTGGCGCTATGGCGTCGAGCAATATGCGGCGCGGTTGCGGGAGGCGGGTGTGCCGGTGGCGCTCCTCCCCGGCGATGACAAGCCGGATGCGGAGTTGCGGGCGCTCTCGACCGTTGAAGAAGCGGATTACGATGCGCTTTGGGCCTATCTGGTGGAGGGCGGGCCGCAAAACGCGGCGGCGTTCCTGTCCTATGCGCAGACGATGCTGGATGGCAGCGAGAAGCCTGAAGCAGCGCGGCCCTTGCTGCGGGCGGGCATCTACTGGCCGGGTGCGGATCGTGCGGACCTTGCGGATGTGCAGGCCAGCTGGACCGAAGGCGCGCCGGTGGTGCCGGTGGTATTTTACCGTGCCTTGGTGCAGGGTGCGGGGTTGAACCCGATCAACCGGCTGACACGGGCTTTGCTGCGGGCGGGGTTGAACCCATTGCCGGTGTTCGTGGCATCGCTGAAAGATCCGGTCAGCGTGGCGACGCTGGAGCATCTTTTCACCGCCGCGCCACCGAGCGTGATCCTGAACTGTACCTCCTTCGCGGTAGGCAGTCCGCATGAGGGCGATGAGGGGCCAGCCAATCCGCTGGCGATGAAAGCGGCGCATGATGCGCCGGTGTTTCAGGTCGTGTTGTCGGGAGGATCGGAGGCAAGCTGGGACGAGGGGCTGACGGGCCTGTCTGCACGGGACATCGCGATGAACGTTGCGCTGCCGGAGGTGGACGGCCGCATCCTGAGCCGTGCGATCAGCTTCAAGGGGGAAGCGTTTTTTGACGAGGCGACGGAATGCCCGATTGCCACCTATCAGGCGCGGGGCGACCGGATAGATTTCGTGGTGGCGCTGGCGGCATCTTGGGCGCGGCTGCGGGGCAAGGATGTGACCGAGCGGCGTGTTGCGCTGGTATTGGCGAACTACCCCAACAAGGACGGGCGGCTGGCGAATGGCGTTGGCCTCGATACGCCGGCGGGGACGGTGCATGTGATCCGGCTGTTGGAGGAGGCAGGCTATCGCACCCATGCCGCCCCTGCTGACGCAAAGGCGCTGATGGATCAGATGATGGCGGGGCCGACGAACTGGCTGACTGACCGCGCGGTGCGGACGGGCGGTGTGGATCTGTCACTTGGCGATTACGAGCGTGCCTATGGGCAGTTGCCGTGGGAGCTGCGGCGGGACATCGAGGCACGCTGGGGCAAGCCTGAAGCGGACCCGTTCTTTGAGGCGGGCGCTGTGGATTGCGGGCGCTTCAAGCTGTCGGTCATGCAATACGGAAATGTCGTGGTGGGGCTGCAACCCGCGCGGGGTTATAACGTCGATCCGACGGAGACGTATCACGCGGCGGATCTGGTGCCGCCGCATAATTACCTCGCCTTTTATTTTTGGCTGCGGAATAGCTTTGATGCCGATGCGATCGTGCATATGGGCAAGCACGGGAACCTTGAATGGTTACCGGGTAAGGCGCTGGCGCTGTCAGAGACATGCTGGCCGGAGGCGATCCTTGGGCCGGTGCCGCATCTCTATCCGTTTATCGTCAACGATCCGGGTGAGGGCACGCAGGCGAAGCGCCGTGCGCAGGCGGTGATCATTGATCACCTCACGCCGCCACTGACCCGCGCCGAGAGCTATGGACCGTTGCGCGATCTGGAAGCGTTGGTGGACGAATATTACGAGGCGGCGGGGGTCGACCCGCGCCGGATCACGCATTTGCGCAAGGAAATCCTCTCGCTTTCCGAGGTGACTGGGCTTGCTGCTGATGTGGGCATGCAGGGCGATGCGGAGCAGGATCTGGCGAAGCTCGATGCATACCTTTGTGAGTTGAAAGAGGCGCAGATTCGCGACGGTTTGCATATTTTTGGCCAATCGCCGGAGGGTGTGCAGGCGCGTGATCTGGCCATCGCGCTGGCGCGGGTGCCGAGGGGCGCGGGCAAGGGGCGCGATGCGTCGCTGTTGCGGGCGCTTGCGGATGATCTGGCGCTGGGGTTTGATCCGCTCGACTGCGATATGGCGGAACCTTGGGAGGCCGCGCGGCCTGAGGCGTTGAACGCGCTGGACGCAGGCGCTTGGCGCAGTGCGGGCGATACGGTCGAGCGATTGGAGCTTTTGTCGGCGCAGATGGTGGACGGGCTGGTGGAAGCACCGGGGCCGGCGTCGGCTGAGGTGATGGCCGAAATCCGCGAGCGGATCATGCCAACCGTCGCGGCCTGCGGGCCGGAGGAAGGGGTTGCGCTGTTGCGTGGGCTGGACGGCAAAGCAATCGCGCCGGGGCCATCCGGCGCGCCGACGCGGGGGCGGATGGACGTGCTGCCGACCGGCAAGAACTTCTTCAGCGTGGACAGTCGCGCCGTGCCGACGCCGACAGCGTGGGCGCTGGGATGGAAATCGGCGAACCTGCTGATCGAGAAATACCTGCAAGATCATGGCGATTGGCCGCGCACGATGCTGGTGACAGCTTGGGGCACGGCCAATATGCGCACCGGCGGCGATGACATTGCGCAGGCGCTGGCGCTGATGGGCGTTAAGCCGAAATGGGACAGTGCGAACCGGCGGGTGACGGGCTTCGAGATTTTGCCGGAGGGCGCTTTGGGGCGGCCGCGCGTCGATGTGACGTTGCGGGTTTCGGGCTTCTTCCGTGATGCGTTTCCGCAACTGATTGCGCTGGTGGACAGTGCGGCGCGGGCGGTGCAGGCGCTTGAGGAAGGCGCTGACCAGAACCCCGCCGCAGCGCGGGTGCGCGAGGGGGGCAATGCCGCGCGGGTCTATGGCTCGAAACCGGGGGCCTATGGCGCGGGATTGCAGGCGCTGATCGACGAGCGGATCTGGAACGACAAGGCGGATCTGGGCAATGCCTACCTTGAATGGGGCGGCTATGCCTATGGCGCGGGGCAGGAAGGCGTGCGCGACCGCGAAGGGTTTGCCGCGCGGCTGGGCGAGGTCGAAGCCATCGTGCAAAACCAAGACAACCGCGAGCACGATATTCTCGACAGCGATGATTACTATCAGTTCGAAGGCGGCGCGGCGGCGGCTGTTTCGAGCCTGCAAGGGCGCGACAGGCCGATCTATCACAATGACCATTCGCGCCCTGAACGCCCCGTGATACGGACGCTGGATGACGAGATTGGACGTGTGGTGCGCAGCCGCGTGGTGAACCCGAAGTGGATCGAGGGCGTGAAGCGGCACGGCTACAAAGGTGCCTTCGAGATCGCGGCGACGGTGGATTATCTTTTTGCCTTCGCGGCGACCACCGGCGCGGTGCGCGGGCATCATTTTGATTTGGTGGAAAGCGCTTTCCTCGAGGATGACGCCACGCGCGCATTCATTGAAGAACATAACGAACCGGCACTGCACGAGATTGCCGAGCGTTTGCAGGAGGCGATTGATCGGGGGCTTTGGCAGCCGAGGTCGAACTCGGCACGGGCGCGGATTGCGGCGCTGGTGCGTGGAGACGTGGCATGA
- a CDS encoding GNAT family N-acetyltransferase: MSIRVRQANPLSAEGRALLAQSHAFMAAKYPPEHVFALPAEALAEPHVRFFIAEADGAAVGCAALANKGDYGEVKSVFVSPEGRGRGAGAALVEALIAAAEAQALQWMRLESGDDLYEAHRLYARHGFAMSGPFGDYQEGPHSIFMERRMGMPEGGA, from the coding sequence ATGAGCATCCGCGTCCGTCAGGCTAACCCGTTGAGCGCGGAAGGGCGGGCGCTTTTGGCGCAGAGCCATGCGTTCATGGCGGCGAAATATCCGCCGGAGCATGTCTTTGCGCTGCCGGCCGAGGCATTGGCGGAACCACATGTGCGTTTTTTCATCGCGGAGGCTGATGGCGCGGCTGTCGGCTGCGCGGCGCTGGCGAACAAGGGTGACTATGGCGAGGTGAAATCCGTCTTCGTTTCGCCGGAAGGGCGCGGGCGAGGGGCTGGCGCGGCTTTGGTCGAGGCGCTTATCGCGGCGGCAGAGGCGCAAGCGCTGCAGTGGATGCGGCTGGAATCGGGTGATGACCTTTACGAGGCGCACAGGCTTTATGCGCGACACGGCTTTGCCATGAGTGGGCCATTTGGCGACTATCAGGAAGGGCCGCATTCAATCTTTATGGAGCGCCGCATGGGCATGCCTGAAGGGGGTGCCTGA
- the cobW gene encoding cobalamin biosynthesis protein CobW, translating to MPAKIPATVVTGFLGAGKTTLIRHMLQNANGKRIALIINEFGDLGVDGDILKGCGEETCTEEDVMELSNGCICCTVADDFIPTMEKLLERENKPDHIVIETSGLALPQPLVRAFNWPGISTKVTVDGVVTVVDGKAVSEGRFAHSVAAVDAQRKLDENLDHETPLSELFEDQVACADMIVVNKTDLLTAEEADALSAKLKAQSRDGVQVVKATMGALPVDVLLGQGIGAESDLESRHEVHHHHHHDDDDHDDDHHHDHEHEHGHDEFESFVVTLGEIADPKSYSERVADVIRAHDILRLKGFVAVSGKPMRMTLQAVGPRIETYFDQPFGTAPRQTRLVVIGEAGLDRAAIEAALVA from the coding sequence ATGCCTGCCAAGATTCCCGCAACCGTCGTTACCGGCTTTCTCGGAGCCGGCAAGACAACATTGATCCGCCATATGCTGCAAAATGCCAATGGCAAAAGGATCGCGCTCATCATCAACGAGTTTGGTGATCTGGGCGTTGATGGCGATATCCTGAAAGGATGCGGGGAGGAAACCTGCACCGAAGAGGATGTGATGGAGCTGTCGAACGGCTGCATCTGCTGCACCGTGGCGGACGATTTCATCCCGACGATGGAGAAGCTCCTTGAGCGTGAAAACAAGCCGGATCACATCGTGATCGAAACCTCCGGCCTTGCGCTGCCGCAGCCGCTGGTGCGGGCGTTCAACTGGCCCGGAATTTCGACCAAGGTGACGGTAGACGGTGTGGTCACTGTGGTGGACGGTAAGGCCGTCAGCGAAGGCCGGTTTGCGCATTCGGTGGCGGCTGTTGATGCGCAGCGGAAGCTGGACGAGAACCTTGACCACGAAACGCCGCTTTCGGAGCTGTTCGAGGATCAGGTGGCCTGTGCGGATATGATCGTTGTCAACAAGACGGACCTGTTAACCGCCGAGGAAGCTGATGCACTGAGCGCCAAGTTGAAGGCCCAGAGCCGTGACGGGGTGCAGGTGGTGAAAGCGACGATGGGCGCGCTGCCGGTTGATGTGCTGCTGGGGCAGGGCATCGGTGCGGAGAGCGATCTGGAGTCCCGCCACGAAGTGCATCACCATCACCACCACGATGATGACGACCATGATGACGATCACCATCACGACCATGAGCATGAGCATGGGCATGACGAGTTTGAAAGCTTTGTGGTGACGCTGGGCGAGATTGCAGACCCAAAGAGCTATTCCGAGCGGGTGGCGGATGTGATCCGCGCGCATGATATTTTGCGGCTGAAGGGTTTTGTTGCCGTTTCAGGTAAGCCGATGCGGATGACCTTGCAGGCCGTTGGGCCTCGGATCGAGACGTATTTCGATCAGCCCTTTGGAACCGCGCCACGCCAGACGCGGCTTGTGGTGATCGGTGAGGCGGGGCTGGACCGCGCGGCCATCGAGGCAGCGCTGGTGGCATGA
- a CDS encoding DUF1636 family protein, translating to MADRITICSTCAEGEGRALAASLRTRIAELGLATEVTEIDCMIVCGQPVTVSVRAEGKAAYLFSGVDPATQVADLAAFAALYEATPDGIIEDARPAGELRFKLIGRIPA from the coding sequence ATGGCGGATCGGATCACAATTTGCAGCACTTGCGCCGAGGGTGAGGGCCGTGCCCTCGCTGCCTCCCTGCGCACGCGCATTGCAGAGTTGGGTCTGGCCACCGAAGTCACCGAGATCGACTGCATGATCGTCTGCGGCCAACCCGTTACCGTCTCTGTGCGGGCCGAGGGCAAGGCAGCGTATCTGTTTTCAGGCGTTGATCCGGCCACACAAGTGGCCGATCTCGCCGCCTTCGCCGCCCTGTATGAGGCCACACCGGACGGGATCATCGAAGATGCCCGTCCGGCTGGTGAACTCAGGTTCAAGCTTATCGGCCGCATACCGGCCTAG
- a CDS encoding CbtA family protein: MAKNLVTSALFAGVAVGVLAAILQFMFVVPLLMEGELYETGARVHFSVGGAESEAGAPPIWGDMGRHIGTVAMNLVAYTGFAFVMVAGFALAKRTGHEVNGRVGAVWGLAGFIAVQLAPAFGLPPELPGTAAADLGARQIWWAGCVLATLLGIASMTYVRNAAGIAVGVLLIAAPHVIGAPHLDAYYGIAPPELASHFVTRSLGVAAASWVMLGSIAGALWARKA; encoded by the coding sequence ATGGCAAAAAATCTAGTGACCAGCGCGTTGTTCGCTGGTGTGGCTGTGGGCGTTCTCGCAGCCATTCTCCAATTCATGTTTGTGGTTCCCCTTCTGATGGAGGGGGAGCTGTATGAAACCGGCGCGCGCGTGCATTTCAGCGTGGGCGGTGCCGAGTCTGAGGCGGGTGCGCCGCCGATCTGGGGCGATATGGGGCGTCATATCGGCACTGTTGCGATGAACCTCGTGGCTTACACGGGCTTCGCTTTTGTCATGGTCGCGGGCTTTGCGCTGGCGAAGCGTACAGGGCACGAAGTCAATGGCCGCGTGGGTGCGGTGTGGGGGCTTGCGGGCTTCATCGCTGTGCAATTGGCCCCGGCCTTCGGGCTGCCACCTGAGCTGCCCGGAACGGCCGCTGCCGACCTTGGTGCGCGGCAAATTTGGTGGGCGGGCTGTGTGCTCGCGACCTTGCTGGGCATCGCCTCCATGACCTATGTGCGAAATGCTGCGGGCATTGCGGTCGGTGTGCTGTTGATCGCCGCACCGCATGTGATCGGTGCGCCGCATCTGGACGCCTATTACGGGATCGCGCCGCCGGAACTGGCATCGCATTTCGTGACGCGCTCGCTGGGCGTAGCGGCGGCAAGCTGGGTAATGCTGGGCAGTATCGCGGGTGCTCTTTGGGCGCGTAAAGCCTAG
- a CDS encoding CbtB domain-containing protein, translated as MTNSFATAKAAASNDLLAIGFAALFGLGLVFAAGFSHASAMHDVAHDQRHAIAFPCH; from the coding sequence ATGACCAATTCTTTCGCAACCGCAAAGGCTGCTGCATCCAACGATCTGTTGGCCATCGGTTTTGCTGCGCTGTTCGGCCTCGGGCTGGTTTTTGCGGCTGGCTTTAGCCACGCATCGGCAATGCATGATGTGGCTCACGATCAGCGCCACGCCATCGCGTTCCCCTGCCACTAA